From Ktedonobacterales bacterium, one genomic window encodes:
- a CDS encoding Glu/Leu/Phe/Val dehydrogenase, translating to MHKVVPESAPINPYQMAVTQFDVAADLLNLSEDMRQVLRFPKRELIVNFPVRMDNGSIRMFTGFRVQHNVNRGPAKGGIRFSPEVTHDEVKALAMWMTWKCAVVGIPYGGAKGGVICNPKEMSIGELERLTRRYATEIAILIGPTSDIPAPDVNTNSQVMAWIMDTYSMHEGYSVPAVVTGKPLAIGGSEGRNDATASGVISVVKKAARHLNINLPGARVAVQGYGNAGAIAARLLHAEGCKVVAVSDTQGGIYSEAGFDPSKVLLHKQERGTVVGFPGTQKMGIREVLEVPCDILIPAATEGMLTVENAERVQAKIIAEAANGPTTPDADRVFYKRGIFVIPDILANAGGVTVSYFEWVQDLQSFFWSNDEIAAKLETIMDRAFQAVLDKSLTHKCDMRTAAYMVAIARVAEATQLRGIYP from the coding sequence ATGCACAAAGTTGTGCCAGAATCGGCGCCAATCAACCCGTATCAAATGGCGGTAACTCAATTCGACGTGGCGGCAGACCTGCTGAACCTCAGCGAAGATATGCGCCAGGTACTCCGCTTCCCCAAGCGCGAACTGATCGTCAACTTCCCGGTACGCATGGACAATGGCTCGATCCGTATGTTCACCGGCTTCCGTGTGCAGCATAACGTGAATCGCGGACCGGCCAAGGGCGGCATCCGCTTCAGTCCCGAAGTGACCCACGATGAGGTCAAGGCGCTGGCGATGTGGATGACCTGGAAGTGCGCGGTGGTAGGTATCCCCTATGGCGGCGCGAAGGGCGGCGTCATCTGCAACCCCAAAGAAATGAGCATTGGCGAACTGGAGCGGCTGACCCGACGCTATGCCACTGAAATTGCTATCCTGATTGGCCCAACCAGCGATATTCCCGCGCCTGACGTGAATACCAACTCCCAGGTAATGGCCTGGATTATGGATACCTATTCGATGCACGAGGGCTACTCGGTCCCCGCTGTCGTGACTGGTAAGCCCCTGGCAATCGGAGGCAGTGAGGGCCGCAACGACGCTACCGCCAGCGGAGTTATTTCCGTCGTCAAAAAGGCTGCCCGGCATCTGAACATCAATCTTCCTGGCGCGCGCGTAGCCGTTCAGGGCTATGGCAACGCTGGCGCTATTGCCGCGCGGCTGCTTCATGCTGAGGGCTGCAAAGTCGTAGCAGTCAGTGACACGCAGGGCGGCATCTACAGCGAGGCTGGCTTCGACCCATCCAAAGTCTTGCTGCATAAGCAAGAGCGAGGAACGGTTGTCGGATTCCCTGGCACTCAGAAGATGGGTATCCGCGAGGTGCTGGAGGTTCCCTGCGATATTCTCATCCCTGCGGCCACTGAAGGGATGCTGACCGTTGAGAACGCCGAGCGCGTTCAGGCAAAGATTATCGCTGAGGCAGCCAACGGCCCGACGACGCCGGACGCTGATCGGGTATTCTATAAACGTGGCATCTTTGTCATCCCGGATATTCTGGCGAACGCTGGCGGCGTAACGGTAAGCTATTTCGAGTGGGTGCAAGACCTGCAAAGCTTCTTCTGGAGCAACGACGAGATTGCAGCCAAACTTGAAACGATCATGGACCGCGCGTTCCAGGCCGTCTTAGACAAGTCCCTGACCCATAAATGCGACATGCGCACAGCAGCCTATATGGTTGCCATTGCGCGCGTTGCCGAAGCGACCCAACTGCGCGGCATTTATCCCTGA
- a CDS encoding CocE/NonD family hydrolase, translating to MPDPQANQGIHVDFDVPATMRDGITLRANIYRPAAEGSYPVVLTRLPYGKDFPLGASVLDPVRAARQGYLVVVQDTRGRFTSEGDWYPLRDEGPDSYDTIEWAAALPGSNGNVGMYGASYFGFTQWAGAIQRPPHLTAMFPYITWADPHNGVFSRGGALELGIQAGWLLETGLDSVLRRERGNPDQSAGYKKLVALAREIDRLPDEGYQSLPLKAFEPFRRTDLGQSFFDGIEHPFAPEYAAPSTILGHHDQVHVPTFNAGGWYDIFLSGTIRNFQEMRASGATPEARQARLLIGPWSHSNASHTVGDVAFGYGAASAFINLQIDFMSLQLRWFDRWLKGIDNGVDREPPVKIFVMGENAWRDEQDWPLARAIPTPFYLHSNGHANTLEGDGSLSTELPGSESADRFVYDPLNPMPTLGGALLMPAIYRPGARDQQPIERRADMLVYTSAPLERDLEVTGPVTVTLWAASSAPDTDFVARLVDVHPDGFAQNLTDGIIRARYRNSLQAPELLEPGKAYEYTIDLWATSNLFQAGHRIRLDITSSSFPRWDRNLNTGHQIGADAEAQSASQTILHSREYPSRVLLPVIPR from the coding sequence ATGCCAGACCCACAGGCCAACCAGGGCATCCACGTTGACTTTGATGTGCCAGCTACGATGCGCGACGGCATCACCTTGCGGGCCAATATCTACCGTCCGGCTGCCGAGGGCAGCTACCCGGTAGTCTTGACCCGCCTGCCTTATGGCAAGGATTTCCCGCTGGGCGCTTCGGTGTTGGACCCGGTGAGAGCCGCGCGCCAGGGGTATCTGGTCGTGGTGCAGGACACACGCGGGCGCTTCACCTCTGAAGGAGACTGGTACCCGCTGCGCGACGAGGGGCCGGATAGCTACGACACGATTGAGTGGGCGGCTGCGCTGCCAGGGAGCAATGGGAACGTTGGCATGTATGGCGCTTCTTACTTCGGCTTTACCCAATGGGCTGGCGCTATCCAACGCCCGCCGCACCTGACAGCTATGTTCCCCTACATAACCTGGGCTGACCCGCATAATGGAGTGTTCAGCCGAGGAGGCGCGCTGGAACTCGGCATTCAAGCGGGCTGGCTGCTTGAAACCGGCCTCGATAGCGTCCTGCGCCGGGAACGGGGCAACCCCGATCAGAGCGCGGGGTATAAGAAACTGGTGGCCCTGGCGCGTGAGATTGATCGCCTGCCCGACGAGGGCTATCAGTCATTGCCATTGAAGGCGTTTGAGCCGTTCCGCCGTACCGACCTTGGGCAATCGTTCTTCGACGGGATCGAGCATCCCTTTGCGCCAGAGTATGCGGCGCCTTCGACCATCCTGGGGCATCATGATCAGGTGCATGTGCCAACCTTCAACGCCGGGGGCTGGTATGATATTTTCCTGTCAGGCACCATTCGCAACTTTCAAGAGATGCGCGCCAGCGGGGCTACCCCCGAAGCCCGCCAGGCGCGGCTCCTGATCGGCCCCTGGTCTCACAGCAACGCGAGCCACACCGTCGGCGATGTGGCTTTTGGCTACGGCGCAGCGTCGGCGTTCATCAACCTTCAGATCGATTTTATGAGCCTGCAACTGCGCTGGTTTGATCGCTGGCTCAAAGGGATAGACAATGGCGTTGACCGCGAGCCGCCGGTAAAAATCTTTGTCATGGGTGAGAACGCCTGGCGCGATGAACAGGATTGGCCGCTGGCTCGCGCCATCCCCACGCCATTCTATCTGCACAGCAATGGGCACGCGAATACGCTGGAGGGCGATGGTTCGCTCAGCACAGAGCTTCCCGGCAGTGAATCGGCTGATCGCTTTGTCTATGACCCGCTGAACCCGATGCCCACGCTGGGCGGCGCATTGCTGATGCCCGCGATCTATCGCCCAGGCGCGCGCGATCAGCAGCCGATTGAACGCCGCGCCGATATGCTGGTCTATACCAGCGCCCCGCTGGAGCGCGACCTTGAGGTGACGGGGCCGGTGACGGTCACACTCTGGGCGGCTTCCAGCGCGCCAGATACCGATTTCGTGGCGCGATTGGTAGATGTGCATCCTGATGGCTTCGCGCAAAACCTGACGGACGGCATCATTCGCGCGCGCTATCGCAACAGCCTTCAGGCGCCGGAACTGCTGGAACCAGGGAAAGCCTACGAATACACGATTGACCTCTGGGCAACCAGCAACCTCTTTCAAGCAGGCCATCGTATTCGCCTGGATATTACGAGCAGCAGCTTCCCCCGCTGGGACCGCAACCTGAATACCGGCCATCAGATCGGCGCGGATGCCGAGGCGCAAAGCGCCAGCCAAACCATCTTGCACAGCCGCGAATATCCCTCGCGTGTGCTGCTGCCGGTGATACCACGCTAA
- a CDS encoding TetR/AcrR family transcriptional regulator — protein MRDKDATRQRILDAAEEVFAEKGYHGAVVDDIIQVAKTSKGGFYFHFPSKQGIFLALTDVLAPKLMAAVDRAIEHEDTAIGKVDAALRVVLDQFSRHRRLSKILLVEAVGLGHGFDEKIVEIHGQFASMIRRYLDLAVAEGVIAPLDTEVASYAWFGAINEVVVRWLITPDPEPLERSLPALRALLLRSVGMPISA, from the coding sequence ATGCGCGATAAGGACGCTACCCGGCAGCGCATTTTAGATGCCGCTGAAGAGGTCTTTGCCGAAAAAGGCTATCACGGCGCGGTGGTTGACGACATTATCCAGGTGGCGAAAACCTCCAAAGGGGGCTTCTATTTCCATTTCCCCAGCAAACAGGGCATCTTTCTGGCACTGACCGATGTCCTTGCGCCCAAACTCATGGCTGCGGTTGATCGAGCCATCGAGCACGAGGACACAGCTATAGGAAAAGTGGATGCCGCGCTGCGCGTCGTGCTGGACCAGTTCTCTCGCCATCGCCGCCTGAGCAAGATTCTGCTCGTCGAGGCGGTCGGCCTGGGTCATGGCTTCGATGAGAAGATCGTCGAGATTCACGGCCAATTCGCCAGCATGATCCGGCGCTATCTCGATCTGGCGGTGGCCGAAGGGGTGATAGCCCCGCTGGATACAGAGGTAGCCTCCTATGCCTGGTTTGGGGCCATCAACGAGGTCGTTGTGCGCTGGCTGATAACACCTGATCCTGAGCCGCTCGAACGCTCCCTGCCCGCGCTGCGCGCCCTCCTGCTGCGCAGCGTGGGCATGCCGATCTCCGCATAA
- a CDS encoding ABC transporter permease subunit, producing the protein MRSSSLRRIRIVIVKEWLDAFKNRYILLIGILLPLLLTAIPLILLAVARTVSAEQLGVGNSLPAFLRQNPALHDLQPGEIFQAALANQFMLLFLILALPLPVAMAAYSVVGEKRDRSLEPLLATPISISELLLAKGLASLIPGVLSTWLCFVIYLAVARALVISDAVYSAIFNTTWLLAMFLVVPLLTLLSVCLGLMVSSRSNDPRAAEQLNTFVILPILVLFFSQLLGIAVINTLTILVLAVLIVVVDLVFLRLAVRLFQRETILTRWR; encoded by the coding sequence ATGCGTTCTAGTTCTCTGCGGCGCATTCGGATCGTCATCGTGAAAGAATGGCTGGATGCGTTCAAGAATCGCTACATCTTGTTGATCGGCATCTTGCTGCCGCTGCTCCTCACAGCGATACCCCTGATTCTGCTCGCGGTGGCGCGAACCGTTTCTGCGGAGCAGTTAGGCGTGGGCAATAGTTTGCCCGCGTTTCTGCGCCAGAATCCCGCTCTGCATGATCTTCAGCCTGGCGAGATTTTTCAAGCGGCGCTTGCCAATCAGTTTATGCTCCTGTTTCTCATCCTCGCGTTACCCCTGCCTGTAGCTATGGCGGCCTACAGCGTTGTCGGTGAGAAGCGTGATCGCAGCCTGGAGCCGCTGCTGGCGACCCCGATCTCCATTTCTGAACTCTTGCTCGCCAAGGGGTTAGCCTCCCTGATCCCTGGCGTATTAAGCACCTGGCTCTGTTTCGTCATCTATCTGGCTGTGGCGCGCGCCCTGGTGATCAGCGATGCGGTCTACAGCGCGATCTTTAATACCACCTGGCTGCTGGCGATGTTTCTGGTGGTTCCCTTGCTCACCCTTTTGAGCGTGTGTCTTGGGTTGATGGTTAGCTCGCGCTCCAATGACCCGCGCGCAGCCGAGCAGTTGAATACGTTTGTTATTCTGCCGATCCTGGTGCTTTTCTTCAGCCAGCTTCTGGGCATCGCGGTGATCAATACGCTGACGATCCTGGTTCTGGCGGTACTTATTGTTGTTGTCGATCTTGTTTTCCTGCGCCTGGCGGTGCGCCTCTTTCAGCGTGAAACCATCCTCACCCGCTGGAGATAG
- a CDS encoding ABC transporter ATP-binding protein: MIRIAHLTKQFDTTTAVEGLTLEVAEGEVFGLLGPNGAGKTTTVRMLSTLIAPTAGEAWVAGQQLGASEAGNALIRRSVGLLTEVPGLYERLSAEQNLRIFAGLYGVADGPVQVKRYLQLMGLWNQRRDPVASFSKGMKQKLAIARALLHEPQVLFLDEPTSGLDPESARMVRESIGELRAQGRTVFLCTHNLVEADQLCDRVGIMRQRLLRVDTPEHLRQELWEPQVTLRIRGRAEGYQALLSPLPFVRHITSSGDSMTVTLTSGGEKQEATAAMVRRLVEAGADLFAVAEATHSLEDAYLTLLAESQPAELAPRRQTSPKKPAPRTMAGEAVRKGRKDAF; the protein is encoded by the coding sequence ATGATTCGGATTGCTCACTTAACCAAACAGTTTGATACCACAACGGCTGTTGAAGGTCTCACCCTGGAGGTCGCTGAGGGCGAGGTGTTCGGGCTGCTTGGCCCCAATGGCGCGGGCAAAACGACCACCGTTCGCATGCTTAGCACGCTCATTGCGCCTACTGCTGGCGAAGCCTGGGTGGCGGGCCAACAGCTTGGAGCCAGCGAAGCAGGCAATGCGTTGATCCGCCGCAGCGTGGGGCTGCTCACCGAGGTACCGGGGTTATACGAGCGCCTGAGCGCCGAGCAAAATCTGCGTATCTTCGCCGGCCTCTATGGAGTGGCCGATGGCCCTGTCCAGGTAAAACGCTACCTGCAATTGATGGGTCTGTGGAACCAGCGCAGAGACCCGGTTGCCAGTTTCTCAAAAGGCATGAAACAAAAGCTGGCTATCGCCCGCGCGCTCCTCCACGAGCCGCAGGTACTTTTCCTGGACGAGCCAACCAGCGGATTAGACCCGGAATCAGCCAGAATGGTACGCGAATCTATTGGGGAACTGCGCGCGCAGGGACGCACCGTTTTTCTTTGTACCCACAATCTGGTTGAGGCCGACCAACTCTGTGATCGCGTGGGCATCATGCGCCAGCGTTTGCTGCGCGTTGATACTCCTGAGCATCTGCGTCAGGAATTGTGGGAGCCGCAAGTTACCCTGCGCATACGGGGCCGCGCTGAGGGTTATCAGGCGCTGCTCAGCCCGCTGCCTTTTGTTCGTCACATCACCTCGTCCGGCGATAGCATGACAGTTACCTTGACGAGCGGCGGCGAGAAACAGGAGGCAACCGCAGCGATGGTGCGGCGATTGGTGGAAGCTGGCGCTGATCTGTTCGCGGTAGCAGAGGCTACCCATTCTCTGGAGGACGCCTATTTGACGCTGCTTGCAGAGAGCCAGCCAGCGGAGTTAGCGCCGCGCCGCCAGACATCACCGAAAAAGCCGGCCCCGCGAACGATGGCTGGCGAAGCTGTGCGGAAGGGGCGCAAAGATGCGTTCTAG
- a CDS encoding protein kinase, with amino-acid sequence MGIDAGTSEQRLPEDLLGSVLGTCTLERILGRGGMGVVYLAQQSRPHRQVAVKVLLLSLMPDASRRTRFLERFRREADAIATLDHPNILPIYEYGEQADLAYLVMPHVTGGTLRDRVERKGPLPLAEVAGFLAQMASALDYAHTHGVIHRDVKPQNMLLYPNKRLMLSDFGIAKVAEQAAADEDGPTLPQLTTMGHVVGTPDYIAPEQAMGHPVDARADIYSLGVVLFYLVTGRVPFVGPQPMTVAAKHVSEPPPPPRQFRSDLPPAAEQVILKALEKDPAARYRSAGELSRAFRAALPSTLPEPPKTTAAPSPQAVAAAERALRQKQPPKKSRSGQRWLAILITSLLLILAAGGGYAAIRSNQPQPTAGPTTAPTKATTPTGTPSTETPTTGVTVTPAPTSPPTSTLYQAEQFLPQPGDLPAGTQATSPQIATTPQQFQDLNLPLAVDPTSGKYNWQKEAYVEVDQNGSAYLAVAIAQFSQAAGAQSYYADVAKLIQNPQTQNIGQQAIDGLCCGSSAADYNVVFQDQNVVAIMLAVASSDQAKSDGLNLAGNMDKHVHPAAQASQIDLWLADFQQPRITAAL; translated from the coding sequence ATGGGAATAGATGCTGGAACATCAGAGCAACGCTTGCCGGAAGATTTGCTGGGAAGCGTCTTGGGAACCTGCACCCTGGAGCGAATCCTGGGGCGCGGTGGTATGGGCGTCGTCTATCTGGCCCAGCAATCGCGCCCACATCGCCAGGTGGCAGTAAAAGTATTGTTGCTCTCGCTTATGCCCGATGCCTCGCGGCGCACGCGATTCTTAGAACGCTTCCGCCGCGAGGCCGACGCGATTGCCACGCTGGATCATCCCAATATCTTGCCAATCTATGAATATGGCGAGCAGGCTGACCTGGCCTATCTGGTGATGCCTCACGTCACCGGCGGTACGCTGCGTGATCGCGTCGAGCGCAAAGGTCCGCTGCCTCTGGCCGAAGTGGCCGGATTTCTGGCGCAGATGGCCTCGGCGCTCGATTACGCGCACACGCATGGGGTGATTCACCGGGATGTCAAGCCACAGAACATGCTGCTCTATCCCAATAAGCGCCTGATGCTGAGTGATTTTGGCATCGCCAAGGTAGCAGAACAAGCGGCAGCCGACGAGGATGGGCCAACGCTTCCTCAGTTGACCACGATGGGTCATGTAGTCGGCACCCCCGATTATATTGCCCCTGAACAGGCGATGGGGCATCCAGTGGACGCCAGGGCTGATATTTACAGTCTTGGGGTGGTATTATTCTATCTCGTCACCGGGCGCGTTCCCTTTGTCGGGCCTCAGCCGATGACCGTAGCGGCAAAGCACGTCAGCGAGCCGCCTCCACCGCCGCGCCAGTTTCGCTCTGACCTGCCACCCGCCGCCGAGCAGGTGATTCTGAAGGCGTTGGAGAAAGACCCTGCCGCCCGCTATCGGTCAGCCGGAGAGCTTTCGCGCGCTTTTCGTGCGGCCCTGCCCTCAACGCTGCCGGAGCCTCCCAAAACAACAGCAGCCCCCTCGCCACAGGCAGTCGCCGCAGCAGAACGCGCCCTGCGCCAGAAACAGCCCCCAAAGAAGAGTCGTTCCGGGCAACGCTGGCTGGCAATACTCATAACGAGCTTACTGCTGATATTAGCGGCTGGTGGAGGGTATGCCGCCATCAGGAGCAACCAGCCACAGCCAACGGCTGGCCCCACAACTGCCCCGACGAAAGCAACCACACCGACGGGTACACCAAGTACCGAGACGCCCACCACCGGCGTGACCGTTACGCCAGCGCCAACCAGTCCACCTACGTCCACGCTTTATCAAGCAGAGCAGTTCTTGCCTCAACCGGGCGATCTGCCAGCAGGTACACAAGCGACCTCGCCACAAATCGCCACGACCCCTCAGCAGTTCCAAGACTTGAACCTCCCTCTGGCGGTCGATCCAACGTCAGGAAAATATAACTGGCAGAAAGAGGCGTATGTTGAGGTAGATCAGAACGGAAGCGCCTACCTTGCTGTCGCTATCGCGCAGTTTTCGCAGGCTGCCGGTGCGCAGAGCTATTACGCTGATGTGGCGAAACTCATCCAGAATCCGCAGACGCAGAATATCGGGCAGCAGGCCATTGACGGCCTCTGCTGCGGCAGCAGCGCCGCTGACTATAACGTGGTCTTTCAGGACCAGAATGTCGTGGCGATTATGCTGGCGGTAGCCTCGTCGGATCAGGCGAAGTCGGACGGTCTGAACCTGGCGGGGAATATGGATAAACACGTTCATCCGGCGGCTCAGGCGTCGCAGATTGATCTCTGGCTGGCTGATTTTCAGCAGCCCCGGATAACAGCGGCGCTCTAG
- a CDS encoding LUD domain-containing protein: MIPDAHLCVVQARQIVDLVPRAITTLQASATRPITFISGPSATSDIELSRVEGVYGPRMLIVLLMMDPGAL, encoded by the coding sequence CTGATACCAGACGCGCATCTGTGTGTGGTACAGGCCAGGCAGATTGTAGACCTCGTGCCGCGGGCGATCACCACCCTGCAAGCAAGTGCGACACGGCCCATTACCTTTATCTCTGGTCCTTCGGCAACCAGCGACATTGAACTGAGCCGCGTTGAGGGCGTGTATGGCCCCCGAATGTTGATCGTGCTGCTCATGATGGACCCCGGCGCGCTGTAG
- the cofE gene encoding coenzyme F420-0:L-glutamate ligase — MELRIIPVRGIGEIEPGDDLAAVILGALEQQGEPLLNHDIVVVTQKIVSKAEGQIVDPATVEPSAFAQELAQQGRKDARHYEVVLRQSRRVVRMDRGVLITETKHGLICANSGVDESNVGGGHLLTLLPEDPDASAASLCDVFAQRAGARVAVIISDTFGRPWRMGQVNFAIGLAGMAPLRDYVGQRDPYGYELHVSVIAVADELASAAELVMGKTDQVPVALIRGFAYTPTEGNARSLIRDPASDLFR; from the coding sequence GTGGAGTTGCGCATTATCCCAGTGCGGGGGATTGGTGAAATAGAGCCAGGCGATGACCTGGCAGCAGTAATCCTTGGCGCGCTTGAGCAACAAGGAGAACCCTTACTCAATCATGACATCGTAGTGGTGACTCAGAAGATCGTTTCCAAAGCGGAAGGTCAGATAGTAGACCCTGCAACCGTCGAACCTTCCGCCTTTGCTCAGGAGCTTGCTCAACAGGGCCGTAAGGATGCGCGCCATTATGAGGTGGTGCTGCGCCAGAGTCGGCGTGTTGTTCGCATGGATCGCGGCGTACTGATTACCGAAACAAAACATGGGCTGATCTGCGCCAACTCCGGCGTGGATGAATCCAACGTCGGGGGTGGGCATCTGCTCACACTCCTTCCCGAAGACCCCGATGCCTCGGCAGCCAGCTTGTGCGACGTTTTTGCGCAGCGGGCAGGCGCGCGTGTTGCCGTCATCATCTCTGATACATTCGGGCGGCCCTGGCGGATGGGGCAGGTCAACTTTGCCATTGGCCTTGCCGGCATGGCCCCCCTGCGCGATTACGTCGGCCAGCGTGACCCCTACGGCTATGAATTGCATGTCAGCGTGATTGCTGTTGCCGATGAACTTGCCAGCGCCGCTGAACTCGTCATGGGCAAAACAGATCAGGTTCCCGTCGCTCTCATTCGTGGCTTTGCCTATACCCCTACCGAGGGAAACGCTCGCAGTCTCATCCGCGACCCTGCCAGCGATCTCTTCCGATAG
- a CDS encoding nitroreductase family protein, producing the protein MTSPTQQQRPQDLRSVLRGRQSVRHYQEREVPRRLIEEVLEAARWAPSPHGRQPWRFVVLTRPDLKEQLADAMGASWRANLAMDEEPEEVINSRLALSRHRLLHAPALIIPCLYLKELDHYPDARRQEAETIMAIQSLGAAVENLMLAAWSLGLDSGWMCAPLFCPEIVCQALDLDPTLIPHALITLGYLGRASKRREHRPIEALIARWD; encoded by the coding sequence ATGACTTCGCCCACCCAACAGCAGCGCCCACAGGATTTGAGGAGCGTCTTGCGTGGCCGCCAGAGCGTGCGTCATTACCAGGAGCGTGAAGTACCCAGGCGGCTCATTGAAGAGGTTCTGGAAGCGGCGCGGTGGGCGCCCTCGCCTCATGGTCGGCAGCCCTGGCGCTTTGTGGTGCTCACTCGCCCGGACCTGAAAGAGCAGTTGGCGGACGCGATGGGCGCGAGCTGGCGCGCCAACCTGGCAATGGATGAGGAGCCTGAAGAGGTCATCAACAGCCGTCTGGCGCTTTCCCGGCATCGGCTCCTCCACGCCCCCGCCCTGATCATCCCCTGCCTCTACCTGAAAGAACTCGACCACTATCCTGATGCGCGGCGGCAGGAGGCTGAAACCATCATGGCAATCCAGAGCCTGGGCGCCGCAGTAGAAAATCTCATGTTGGCCGCCTGGAGTCTTGGGCTGGACAGCGGTTGGATGTGCGCGCCCTTGTTCTGCCCCGAAATCGTCTGTCAGGCGCTCGATTTAGACCCGACGCTTATTCCCCACGCCTTGATTACCCTTGGCTATCTTGGCCGGGCATCGAAACGCCGGGAGCATCGCCCCATCGAGGCGCTCATTGCGCGTTGGGATTGA
- the cofD gene encoding 2-phospho-L-lactate transferase has translation MIVTLAGGVGAARFLEGLARVVPPASITVIVNTGDDIDLYGLRISPDLDIVMYTLAGLVDPKQGWGIQNDTYHCLDTLKSYGHDPWFLLGDRDLATHIHRTLLLNQGRTLTEVSDQIRRSLSLETRFLPMSDERVTTRILTPGGSLHFEEYLVQRHARDPVQTVEFAGIEAAHPAPGVLEAIAEAEAIILAPSNPIVSIGSILAVPGVRAALRQTPAPVVAISPIVGGATIKGPADKLMSGLGLEVSARGVADYYRDFLDVLIIDQVDAALAAAIEAQGQRVMVMDTIMRGLPEKEALARAALAAIQ, from the coding sequence ATGATTGTCACTCTGGCCGGTGGTGTCGGCGCGGCACGCTTCCTTGAAGGACTGGCGCGCGTTGTGCCGCCCGCGTCCATTACCGTCATCGTCAATACTGGCGATGATATTGATCTCTATGGCCTGCGTATCTCCCCCGATCTGGATATTGTCATGTATACCCTGGCCGGGCTGGTGGACCCCAAACAAGGGTGGGGTATACAAAACGACACCTATCACTGCCTCGACACCCTCAAGAGCTATGGACATGACCCCTGGTTTCTGCTCGGTGATCGTGACCTGGCAACCCATATCCATCGCACCCTGCTGCTGAACCAGGGGCGCACGCTCACAGAAGTCAGCGACCAGATTCGCCGCTCCCTCAGTCTGGAAACGCGCTTCTTGCCGATGAGCGATGAGCGCGTGACGACACGCATCCTCACCCCAGGTGGCTCGCTGCATTTCGAGGAATATCTTGTCCAACGACACGCCCGCGATCCCGTACAAACCGTCGAGTTCGCCGGTATCGAGGCGGCTCATCCAGCGCCTGGCGTTCTGGAGGCTATCGCCGAAGCCGAGGCTATCATCCTCGCGCCCAGCAATCCCATTGTCAGCATCGGCTCTATTCTCGCGGTGCCAGGCGTGCGCGCGGCGCTCCGCCAGACACCCGCGCCGGTCGTGGCAATCAGCCCCATCGTTGGCGGCGCGACAATCAAAGGGCCAGCGGATAAGCTGATGAGCGGCCTGGGCCTGGAGGTCTCAGCGCGCGGGGTCGCTGATTATTACCGCGATTTCCTTGATGTCTTGATTATTGATCAGGTAGACGCCGCGCTGGCAGCGGCCATAGAAGCACAGGGCCAGCGAGTCATGGTCATGGATACCATCATGCGCGGCCTACCGGAAAAGGAGGCGCTGGCCCGCGCCGCGCTGGCGGCAATTCAATGA
- the cofC gene encoding 2-phospho-L-lactate guanylyltransferase encodes MTTWAIVPAKTLEQAKTRLAHVLSPNERRALSLAMLRDVLIALRGAHTLDRIAVVTADAALGAEASALGAEVLPELSTGQNAALEAGSAYSRAQGADAVLVVSADLPLLCSTTVEQLIARGMRARQSPLALLAPAHDTTGTNALFQRPPGAIPFLFGPNSLQRHQQAAAERGVRVDLVHAPGLAFDIDTPSDLVHLARSRGQTHTHQAIAPMRLLERLSETVSRTPVP; translated from the coding sequence ATGACGACCTGGGCCATCGTCCCCGCCAAGACACTGGAGCAAGCCAAAACGCGGCTGGCGCACGTCTTGAGTCCCAACGAGCGCCGCGCCCTGAGCCTGGCAATGCTGCGCGACGTGTTGATCGCCTTACGCGGCGCACACACCCTTGATCGCATAGCGGTAGTCACCGCCGATGCCGCTTTAGGGGCGGAGGCCAGCGCCCTGGGGGCTGAGGTCTTGCCAGAGCTAAGCACAGGACAAAACGCAGCCCTGGAAGCGGGATCAGCCTACAGCCGCGCACAGGGGGCAGACGCGGTACTGGTCGTCTCCGCTGATCTTCCGCTCTTATGTTCGACGACCGTTGAGCAGTTGATAGCCCGGGGGATGCGGGCCAGGCAGAGTCCCCTGGCGCTGCTGGCGCCCGCGCACGATACAACCGGCACAAACGCCCTGTTTCAACGCCCGCCCGGAGCCATCCCTTTTTTGTTTGGCCCCAACAGCCTCCAGCGACACCAGCAGGCCGCCGCCGAACGTGGAGTGCGCGTTGATCTGGTTCACGCGCCTGGGCTGGCGTTTGATATAGATACGCCCTCTGACCTCGTTCATCTTGCCAGGAGCCGGGGGCAGACACACACCCATCAAGCCATCGCCCCGATGCGCCTGCTGGAACGACTATCAGAAACCGTCTCTCGAACTCCCGTCCCATAG